The genome window GACGAACTGTTGGGCGATCTGGTCACCGCTAACCAGACCCTATGTGTTGCCAGGGGTGGAAAAGGTGGTCTAGGCAACAAACACTTTTTAAGCAATCAAAACCNNNNNNNNNNTTCATTACCTGGTTTACCTGGAGAAACTCGCCATTTGCGTCTAGAACTGAAACTGTTAGCAGAAGTGGGCATCATTGGCTTACCCAATGCTGGCAAGTCCACATTGATTTCAGTGCTGTCGTCTGCCCGTCCTAAGATTGCCGACTATCCCTTTACCACGCTGGTTCCTAATCTGGGTGTAGTGCGCAAACCTACGGGAGATGGTACGGTGTTTGCGGACATTCCGGGGCTGATTGAAGGGGCGCACCTGGGTGTAGGTCTGGGGCATGACTTCCTGCGCCATGTGGAACGCACTCGCCTGTTGCTGCACTTGGTTGACGCTAGTCAAGAGGATGTGATCGCCAACTACCGAACTATTCAACGGGAGCTAGCCGCCTATGGACGCGGACTCAGCGATCGCCCCCAAGTGCTGGCTCTAACCAAAATCGACATCGTGAACCCAGAGGACGATCGGCTGGCTACCCTAGTGCAGGAGTTGCAAGCTCTGAGCCAATCCCCTGTATTTCTGATCTCTGCGGCCACGGGTAGCGGCCTACAGCAGTTGATGCAGCACATTTGGCTATTGTTAGAAGAGAGCACCCCAGAGTTGAGCACGTCAGAAACTATGAGTCCGACAGGCGCTTTAGCCACCGACTCGACAGGGTTTTGAGCGACTGACCCACTTGGCGCTTGAGCTGCCAGCGCTGGAAGGCTCGTTCGTAGTCATCTCCCTCAACTTGAAAGGTTCGCCACGCACTCAGGGCAATGGCAATTCCCCAACCAAATACCACGTACAACGACCACCCCACTTGGTGAGTAGTTGCCAGGTTCATCCCTACAAGCAGTGTGTTGATAATGGCGAATTTAGCGAGATCATGACGAAATCGACGGCGACGCTCTTGGTTGAACAGCGCTCTATCCGCTGTCTCTTGGCGATGCTGCCTCCATTCCTGTTCTGCGGCGGTGAGGGTCTCTGGGCTAATCCCCAACTCTTCAGCAATTTCCAGCAGTTGCTGGCGAGACAGTTCGCCCGTTTCTGCCTGCCGTGCGATCGCTCGCTGCAAAATCTGTTGTGCATCCTCCGAGGTGTAACTGTCAGCCATAGTTTCCAATGCCACAATAGGTTGCTGCCTGTTACTGATCCAATCAGCAGATTCTCCAGCCAAATGTTAACCTACATCCAGACTAGCTACAGTATCCTTGCCTCGCCAATATGGTTACTACTAACTACCTACTATTATGGCTGACAGCGCTGGTTGTGGGGACTGTGAATTGACACAATGATCCGTCACAATGATTCTGTCTAGGGGTCAAGACTTACCGGACATCGTTGGGCTAGGGAGTAAATGGACGACAAGCGCCCCCTAAACCGTTGACGATTGTGCAAGTATTGGTAGCCAACATGCCAATATAGGTGCCCGTTGCACTCTCTGCCTGACCCAGACCATCTGCATTGATGGGTTGCTGACTGAGGGTGACCTTGGCTTCCCGTGCCAATGTGCCCAGCACCTTATCGTTCGTAGAGCGCTCCGCAAAAATGGTGGGTACCTGTGCTGCCTTAATTTCTGTCACTAGCTGCTTGAGCCGAGTAGGGGTAGGTTGCTCTGCGGTACTTAACCCTTGGAGGGTGCCTAAAATCTGAATCCCATAGGCTTGACCATAATAACTGAGGGCATCATGGGTGGTAACCAGTTTGCGCCGATCGGCAGGAATCGTGGCAATCTGCTCAGCAATCCATTGATCCAAGCGAGTCAGTTGGGCAATCAGTTGCTCTGAGGTCTGACGATACTGATCAGCATGACGAGGCGCTAATTTCTGAAGTTGGTCGCGAATCACCTTCACCATAGCAATTCCGTTCTGGGCATTATGCCACACATGGGGATCTGGCACGGTTTCTGCCTCAGCATGGTGGTGATGGTCGTGGTGGCCTTTATCAGCATGGTCATGGGCACCGTGATCGTGGGCTTTGCCTAACAATGGCTTGGGTACAGCCTGCTCACTAACCGCTACCTTCAGGGCGCTGCCCTTACTGGCTTTGATCAGGGCTTCAATGCTGGGTTCTAGGTCATAGCCGCCGTAGAGAACAAGCTGGGCAGAGTCAATGGCTTGGCGATCGCTGGGAGTTGGCTGATAAACGTGGGGATCCATGCCAGGTTGCACCAAGCATGTGAGGTCGATAGTCTCAGCCGCGATCGTCCGCGTCAAATCACACAACACATTGTGGGTCGCTACAACTCGTGGCTTTGACTCTGTTGGGGTGGAAACAGTAGCCGCAGGGCTAGCTGGAACTGTGGAAGGCGTAGACGCTGGTTCAGGCTGATTACACCCAGTCAAAGCCACGGCGATCGCAAGAGCCAGACTCCCTAAATAAGCCTCTAGTCGTTGGTTTAGTTGCTGTACAGACATCATGATGTTGCTGTGAGTGAGAATGGTAATCTATCTAATATGAAAATGATACTCAATTTAGATTGAGAACGATACTCATTTTTTGCGACTGTGACAATGCTAGAGGTTTTCAACTTGGTGGTAAGTTGTCGGGGTAACTGTCTGTTGAGGGGCATCAATTTCACGATCGCCCCTGGGCAGGCTGTAGGAGTTCTGGGGCCGAACGGGGCAGGCAAAACTACCCTGTTGAAGGCTATGTTGGGACTGATCACCCCCACCCACGGTCAAGTGCTGTTAGATCAACGTCCGTTGCACCGCCAACGTCATCGCGTTGCCTACATGCCCCAGCGATCGCAAATTGACTGGGACTACCCCGTAACCGTATGGACCGTAGCCCTCATGGCACGTATCGCAGCCACAGGATGGTTTCGAGAGCCTGACCAGCCATCTCGCGAGTTGGTGAAAACTGCTCTGCAACGGGTGGAAATGTGGGAGTTTCGTCATCGACAACTGGCAGAGCTGTCAGGCGGTCAGCAACAGCGAGTGTTCCTAGCGCGGGCATTGGCTCAGCAGGCTGATGTGTTACTGTTTGACGAACCCTTCACCGGTGTGGACAAGAAAACCGAAGCAATCTTGTTTGAGGTGTTTCAGGAACTAAAGGCAGCAGGCAAAATGTTACTAGTCATTAGCCATGATTTGGGTGAAACCCTCCTCCAGTACGATCGCCTGCTGCTGCTTAACAAGTATTTGATTGCTAGTGGCACTCGCCATGAGGTGTTAACTGTTAGCAATATCCAGCAAGCCTATGGCAGCTCAGTTATCGTTGTGGGTGGTGCTCAACTATAGATGTTGCACATGTATAGACATTCCAGATTAGCAAGAGACACTTAAATACAACTGCTACATCTATCCTCAGAGCACCTAAACATGACGACTTGCCGAGGGCAGACCAGTCTAAAAACTGGCTGGTTATCCCTGCCGTCTTGTGAATACTTGAGGCATAATAGCCACGTTGAGGTGTGATTAGCCGCTATGTCTTATCTGTCTCTGTTGAAGTCGTTGCCCAATAACCTGCGTCAGCCTGCTGGTATAGCATTTATTGCGTCAGTTGGTGTGCATGGGCTAGTGGGTGTTACTCTGCCATTGCTGAGTCCAGCAGAGATTGAGACCCCCGATCGTCAACAGCGCGTACAGGTGATTGAACTATCACCCGACCAACAAAAACGCTTGCCCTCTGCTGTATTGCCCCAACCGCAAACCGCTACAGTTCCTGTTCCTGGTGGTCAATATTCCCCCAACTGGCTAGGACGAAGGCTTCCCAGCAACAGAACCCCAGGCTATTCACTAACGCCCCTGCCTAGTCTGGGTTATCCGTTCCGGCTACCCGGTGGCTACAATCCCTACAGACAGTCTCCTAACGTGATTGCGATCAATCCGTTAGCTCAGGGTGCTCCCATGCGGCAACCTCCCCTAGGACAGCAGCCTACCCAACGTCCGGCAAATTCGCCTCTGTTCGACGACAGTATTCTGTCTAGAAATACCTCATGGTCAACTGCTTGGAACAACATCACCCCAGACTCGACTAATTTGCAGATTGCCGGTAAACCTACCCCCAGCAGCAGCCCATCACCTCAGGATAGCCCTGCCTCGCCTAGTGCATCACCATTATCAAGCGCATCTCCTAGACCATCGCCAACTAGTGAGTCGCTATCACCAATCACAGTGCCATCCCCCTCATCTGAGGTTGACCCAAACCTGTTATCATTCAATGCTGCGGGCACTAGCCGTGAAGAAGCTGCTGGTGAACTAGGAAAGTGGTTGACAGAATTGCAGGCTAATGGCGTTGGTGCTGATAGCCCCAACTCTTGGCAGCCCCTGCCCATTAAGGTTAAAGCACCGTCTGCTGCAAAATCGATTGTAGAGAAGGCCGAGCGACCCATCAAGGTAGTACTAGGGGTTGTTGTTGATGGGGAAGGTAAATTAGTCAGTGACCCAACATTAATTCAAAAATCTGGCTATCCGTTGCTAGATACTGCGGCACTAGAAGAGGCTAAGAACTACAGCTACAGTGCTACAGGAGCAAGCGTCCCCTACCTGATCACCCTGGAATTTACGCCCTAAGGCCAGATGTTGCTAAGTAGCGTTGCCATGCTAGGCTGGTAGTCTTGGGAAGTACCCCGGCTAACTGAGACATCAGCTCGTGGGGAATGTTTTGGGCTTCGGCTCGCCCTAGCCAACGACACAGCAGATCAATAATCATTTCTGCTCGCTCAATGGCAGTAGGCACTAGGACGATCGACTGTTGCTTTTTGATGCAGCTAATCCGCTTCTGAACGGATTGTCGGCGCTCTTCATAGGTTTCGGGCACATAAAACTTGAGGTCACCCAATAGGTAAACTGACTTGCAGGTAACGTCAAAGTAGCCGCCAACTGCGCTGCCAGGGCCAATCAAATCTGCATAGAACGATCGTTGTAGAATCAACCCGCCGCGACTTTTGGGGTGTATCGCCAGCAATTGACCACTGTGAAACAGTGACACGGGCAACTCTGACTGCACGGGCTGCGTCGATAGTTTTACTGGCGATCCAGTGACTTCTTGCTGCTGCAACAATTGACTCCCATACGTTAGCGTAGATGACTGCATATCATTCCTGAAATTCATATCCCAGCCTCGTGTCACCTTTTACAAATGCACCTTTGATTAGATTCTCTAACAGGTTTGTCTGGCCAATTGTTACCCATGTGCCACTGGTCAACGTGTCATGCTGTCTTGAGCTTACGGGACAAATCCCACTAAGTCCCGGCAATCAGGATTACTGCTACCGTAGCTGCCAGGACTAACAGTTGACTCTGCACCACCGAGCTAATTAGGAGTTGAAAATCAGTAACTGACTAACACTGACTAATTAGGAACTGAAAATTGGTAGCTGAACGGGTGACTGGTAACGGCTGCCCTTCAGTCATTATCATCAACCACTGCTATAAATTTATCACCCCTTTGTAGTATCTTACTGCTGTCAGCAAGTTCTTAACACCTTTTCCCTGAGGTTAATACCCATAATGCTCCCGTTAGTTGCCCGTGCCTATGACTACAGTCAAAGAACTGCAATCGTAACAACTGATGGTCAATTTACTTACTATGATTTGCTGCGTGTTTCTGAACAAATAGCTACTAACCTGCTCAATGGTAGTAATGATTTGCAGGAGCGACGGGTAGCATTCTTGGTGCCAGCCGGATTTGACTATGTTGCTACCCAGTGGGGCATTTGGCGAGCTGGTGGTATTGCTGTGCCGTTGTGTGTCTCTCATCCCCGGCCCGAACTAGAGTACGTGATCACGGATGCCGACGCTGATATTGTGGTCGCCCATCCCAGCTTTGCAGATCTGTTGCGACCGATCGCCACCGCCCAGCACCGCCGATTCATCCTCACTTCGGATCCACTCCCAGCGGATATTGCCGACCTACCTGATGTTGACCCTACTCGACGTGCTCTGATTCTGTATACAAGTGGCACTACTGGCAAGCCCAAGGGTGTGGTCACTACTCACTGCAACATCCAAGCTCAGGTGACTAGCTTAGTAACTGCTTGGGAATGGAGTGCGGACGATCGTATCCTACATGTATTGCCGTTGC of Cyanobacteriota bacterium contains these proteins:
- a CDS encoding 2TM domain-containing protein gives rise to the protein MALETMADSYTSEDAQQILQRAIARQAETGELSRQQLLEIAEELGISPETLTAAEQEWRQHRQETADRALFNQERRRRFRHDLAKFAIINTLLVGMNLATTHQVGWSLYVVFGWGIAIALSAWRTFQVEGDDYERAFQRWQLKRQVGQSLKTLSSRWLKRLSDS
- a CDS encoding metal ABC transporter ATP-binding protein produces the protein MLEVFNLVVSCRGNCLLRGINFTIAPGQAVGVLGPNGAGKTTLLKAMLGLITPTHGQVLLDQRPLHRQRHRVAYMPQRSQIDWDYPVTVWTVALMARIAATGWFREPDQPSRELVKTALQRVEMWEFRHRQLAELSGGQQQRVFLARALAQQADVLLFDEPFTGVDKKTEAILFEVFQELKAAGKMLLVISHDLGETLLQYDRLLLLNKYLIASGTRHEVLTVSNIQQAYGSSVIVVGGAQL
- a CDS encoding 50S ribosome-binding GTPase, whose product is SLPGLPGETRHLRLELKLLAEVGIIGLPNAGKSTLISVLSSARPKIADYPFTTLVPNLGVVRKPTGDGTVFADIPGLIEGAHLGVGLGHDFLRHVERTRLLLHLVDASQEDVIANYRTIQRELAAYGRGLSDRPQVLALTKIDIVNPEDDRLATLVQELQALSQSPVFLISAATGSGLQQLMQHIWLLLEESTPELSTSETMSPTGALATDSTGF
- a CDS encoding zinc ABC transporter substrate-binding protein codes for the protein MMSVQQLNQRLEAYLGSLALAIAVALTGCNQPEPASTPSTVPASPAATVSTPTESKPRVVATHNVLCDLTRTIAAETIDLTCLVQPGMDPHVYQPTPSDRQAIDSAQLVLYGGYDLEPSIEALIKASKGSALKVAVSEQAVPKPLLGKAHDHGAHDHADKGHHDHHHHAEAETVPDPHVWHNAQNGIAMVKVIRDQLQKLAPRHADQYRQTSEQLIAQLTRLDQWIAEQIATIPADRRKLVTTHDALSYYGQAYGIQILGTLQGLSTAEQPTPTRLKQLVTEIKAAQVPTIFAERSTNDKVLGTLAREAKVTLSQQPINADGLGQAESATGTYIGMLATNTCTIVNGLGGACRPFTP
- a CDS encoding energy transducer TonB, with the protein product MSYLSLLKSLPNNLRQPAGIAFIASVGVHGLVGVTLPLLSPAEIETPDRQQRVQVIELSPDQQKRLPSAVLPQPQTATVPVPGGQYSPNWLGRRLPSNRTPGYSLTPLPSLGYPFRLPGGYNPYRQSPNVIAINPLAQGAPMRQPPLGQQPTQRPANSPLFDDSILSRNTSWSTAWNNITPDSTNLQIAGKPTPSSSPSPQDSPASPSASPLSSASPRPSPTSESLSPITVPSPSSEVDPNLLSFNAAGTSREEAAGELGKWLTELQANGVGADSPNSWQPLPIKVKAPSAAKSIVEKAERPIKVVLGVVVDGEGKLVSDPTLIQKSGYPLLDTAALEEAKNYSYSATGASVPYLITLEFTP